CGCGTCGCTGGCGAGAGTCGGCGTCCCCGTCCAGTACGGCGCGGACGTCGCGCTGTCGGTGCAGCTCGTTTCGTTCTCCTGTGGAGGGTTCGTCGTGGTGTGGGGCACCAACCACGGCCTCGCGGACGGGTGCGCGCTGTACATGATCGTTGACGCGTGGTCAGAGCTCGCGCGGTCTGGGACGATCGTCGCCGCCCCGAACTACGACCGCTCCGTGTTCTGCCCTCGGGCTGCCCCGTCGTACGGCCCTTCAGTGGGCGAGCTGTTCATGCCGTTGGTGAGCGAGCGTCTCGTCAACGCCCTCACGGCCGGGGGCTCCATGCTCGGCCGCACCTACTACGTCGAGGAGCGGGACATTGCCATGCTGCGCGCGCAGGCGAGCGGCGACGGGGAGCGCGGCGCGAGCCGCGTCGAGGCGGTGTCTGCGTACCTGTGGAAGGTGTTGGCCGACACCGTGGGCTCGTCCGACGAGAGTTGCCGCATGGGCTGGTGGGTGAACGGGCGACGGCGTCTCACAACCGCGCCGGAGGAAGCCATGCGCAACTACGTCGGCAACGTCACGACGTTCGCGGTGGCGGAGGCGAGCGTGGAGGCGATCCTGCGGCGGCCGCTCCCGGAGATCGCGTCGATGGTGCGCGGGTCGATCAGGTCGACGGCCACCGACGAGCACTTCCAGGAGCTGGTGGACTGGGTGGAGGAGCACAAGGGCAAGGGCAAGGACAATGGCAAGGCTGCGGTCAAGTTCGTGGAGACGGCGACCGTCGGGCTGGGCAGCCCGGCGATGGGCGTGACGTCGTTCGCGTCCTTCAGAATCGACACGGACTTCGGATTCGGGCACGCCGCCGTAGCGATGCCGACGTGGGTGGACTGCGGGAGGCTGTGCTCCGGCTTCGTGAAGATCATGGCGCGTCCGGGGGGTgacggtggtggtggtggttccTGGATCTTCGGCATGTCCATTTGGCCGAAGCTCGCCGCGGCGCTGGACTCCGATGAGCAGCGCATCTTCAAGCCTCTCACCGCCGAGTATCTCGGCCTCATGGCTGCAGCAAATTAGTATAGCCGGCTCTGGTCGCAtgcagcatgcatgcatgctcaTTTATATTAATATAAGAATAGGTGGGCCAGCGATTCACACAAATAAACCACAGGTTCTGTTTTCAGATCTTGTGGTGGCAATATTTGTGTGATGGATCTACGGAAGTTTTTGGTTATTGAATTGGCGGGTGATGGATCTACACCGACACCGCGCTTCCTATTCTTTCAATAGCAAGAGTGTTGTTTCTATTGTAGACGCCCCCAAATGTTTTCAATGACGGGTTTTTTATTCATGATTTGAATTGCCGGTTCAAGATGGAAATCATGTTTCTTGAGCAAGTGTTCTGCGTTTATGGAGTGCTGCGATGGTGGCGGTGTGCTGATGGCCACCACAAAGTCATTTTGGGCGTTAACGTTACCTAGCGGTACATCTGCCACCATTCATTTTCTTTGAGATCTGTGTGCCTGAACCCAGTGCACACACCCCCCTTCACGTATTTCAGAGTCAAATCACTGCGTGGGTTCTATCATAGTCAGAAAAAGGACACATGCATGATACACATCTTTCTCTAATATTTTTTGACTCaagcactctctctctctctctctctctctctctctctctctctctctctctctctctcttaaaTCCATCACTTTAATTTTCTTTTCCATAATTTGGAGATTTTTTTTATATAGTTGAACTCCTTGCGCTAAGACCTTCAGGACAAGATCAGACCTCGATACATTTGGAACACATTTAATTTTTGACATTTCACATTTCACATGTGAAATAAACCTCTTTCACTAGAAAAATGTGAAACAAACCTATTTCACTCGAAAACTATTCACCACTAATATGAAATTAAAATGTCAATTTGTGAAATTGATTATTTTAAAATGTGACACATATTTCAAATGAGTGAAATATGTTATTTCAAAAATGTGCAGTTGAAATAGATGTGAGTTTTGTGAAACAAATAGTGAAAAGTGAAATGTGGGTTCTCAAATGAAAGCAATACGAAACTAATTATTTTAAAATGTGTAAAAGTTTATTTCAAGAGAGTTAAATAGGAGATTTCAATAATGTGCAATTGAAATAGATGTGATTTTTGTGAAAGAAGCCAGTGGAAAGTGAAATATGTCTTCCAAAAATGAAAACAATATGATATTAACATGTTTTCTTGTGAAACTGATTTTTTTGGAAATGTGTAATAGTTGATTTTATAATAGTGAAATATGTTATTCCAAAATGTAGAACTGAAATAGATGTGAGTTTTGTGAAACAAGCAGTGGAAAGAGAAATGTTGGGTTCTGAAATGAAAACAATATGAAACAGAAAATGTCAACTTCTGAAATAGATTATTTTTAAGTTGTGTAACAGTTTATTCCAAAAGAGTGAAGTATATTATTTTTCAAAATGCTGAATTAAATTAGATGTGATTTTTGTGGAGAAAAAATTGCGagaaactttcaatctattcatgTTCAACTATGGCAGTAAAAAgaacactagaaataataaaaatttacATCCAGAATCATATACCACTAGCAATGACTActagcactgaagcgagccgaaggcgtgcCGACGTCATCGCCCCTGCCTCGCCAGAGCCGGGCACAACTTTGTTGTAGTGGATAGTCGGGAAGTggttgtgctaaggccccataggatcAACACACTAGAACAACAACTGCCATCGATGAAGAGAAGTTTAGATCGGAAGAATCCAACCTAAAGACACATGATCAAAGACGAACAAAGACCGGATCTGAGCAGATCCACCAAAGCCAACCACTGACCGAATCACGCAAAATCCATTGCAAACACACCTCCACACACCCTCCGATGATGCTAGACGCACCACCGAAACAGTGGCTAGGCGGGGgaaaccttattccatcttcaagaAGCCACCGTCGTCTCATCTTCCTGAGTAGGACACAAAGCCTAACAAAACTTGAAGAAGCACCTAAAAACGAAGCCCCCGTCCGCAAGGGCCAGGATCCACCACGCACCCATGGACACAAGAGACGTGGCAGATTGGCGTCGGCGCAGGCAGGAGGCAGAAACCCTGATTGTCTTTCCTTAGAGGGGAGACACAGGGATGATTTAAATGTATCTAAAATCGGTCTTGTTTTAAAGGTCTTTGCGAAAGAAGAACAAAAACATAAAAGGTTTTGAAATCAAAATTTTGGTTTAAGAAATATGAATGATTTTGGTTTAAGAGATATGCACGGTCGGAGCTCGGATGTGCACCTCATGCGGCAACGCGTAGGGGTGCGTACGGAGCCATCACCGCAGACTGAGCAGGTGGGCGATTAAGTGACGTGCACGTCGATCGCTAATAGCCTAATTAACACCCCACGTGCTGCGAGCCGTctcgaaatcactaattaaggagtactcatTGCAAAGAGCACTTCCGCCTCTCatgttgcgacaagtggcgcgctgcatgtacGCCACTTGTCGTAACcggggagttttcccttttttcgtagattcttttattcaaaacgttttatctcttaaaccatgcgtccaaatctcgaaccgttttcaccgttAGATTTCTCGCGtcaagatcttcaaaactagctagatcccatgttgataggttttaaCAAAAAAATCACGAAAAAAACGGACAAAAAAACTAACCCGGGAGCACTGGTTCttttcctttccgaaagaggcacgcccgtgcctctcgtgaaatcacaaccgtgcttctcgcggaaggaataaaaaatagagaaaacacgtttttttgtTTCCGAGGAGGCACGGCTGTGTCTCTTGcgaaagcacaaccatgcctctcgcggaaaaaaacagaaaacgcgttttttttcgtttccgagagacgcgcgccgtgcctctcgcgaaagtacaaccatgcctctcgcggaagcaaaaccgtgcctctagcggaagaaaaaaaaagagaaaacgtGTTGTTTTCCCGTTTCCGAGAGACACGGCCGAGATTCTTGCGAAAGCATAACCGTgtctctcgcggaagaaaaaaaacagaaaacacgtttttttcgtttccgagaggcacggccgtgactctcacgaaagcaaaaccatgcctctcacggaagcaaaaccgCGACTCTCGCTAATGGGAAAAAACGCGTTTTATCGcgcaattttttttgaatttatttttgGGTCCAAAAGTTAAGGAAGACTTGTGGTAAACCGAAACGTCGAAAAAACCCGGAAAAAAAACATTTATAAATCTGAAAACGcgtccagaaaaataaaaataataaaatccGAGGGAGCacccagagcgcgacacgtggcgggcggctgagagcgcgccaagtggcgctgatcgttgtgaggctcccgaaggagcgctcgtcaACTAGTTGCTCTCGAGCCGTCTAATGAATTCCGACGCAGAGTTAAAAGCAGACATCGAAGTGCACTAGCTAGTTGGCGAGGACTATGTCGATGGGCACACTTAGAGCATTACAGCCAGACGCTCCAAACCTGCCTCAAACGCCCGTGCTTACTGCCCGCTCATTGATCGGTCATGAAAATTCGATTCAGACGGGTTTCTCAAACGCCTGGGCTGATTGGTACCTCTTATATCCAGCCCAAATGTCAGGCGGATATGGGGCGCAGCGCGCCCGTGCGGATCCGCCACATCGGACTGACGTCATGGTCCTACGCGGAATCATCCAGAAATCTTGCGGTCCGACGGACATCTCCTCCGGACCAAAAGAAGCGGGTTTTTCTTTGGCCAAAAGGTACTTCAAATTTGGAACTAGCATGAAGAGATTAACGAGACTTCTTTCTCTTTTGAGTTTTTCTAACGGACCTGGACCAAGCGTTAATTACTCAAGTTGGTTGTTCCTATGCAAAAACTAAAACCAACCATGCTAGATTACTACTGCTACTGCATCGTTGGGCACTTGCAACACAATATTCCAGCTAGGCATCCGAAGACAAAAGTTGCAGTTTTACCTTCCATTAGTTAGGCAAGCACCACGAGCATGAACTCCAATTAAGCGACGGCACCAGCTACTCCAGACAAAGCTTTTGTCTCGGCAAATAGCCTGCCTTCGCAAGGTCATCACTATCTTGGTGCCAGCGTGATGGATAAAAAGATGCGCCCATGAACATATAAGAGCAACTACAAAAGAGTGACATAAGTAGATTATATAGAATAGAATAATATATCTTTCTTTAGttggaggagagagaagagaagcggacTCTTGGTTAGTAACCAACTGCAACACGAGACCCGTGAAGCTTTGTGAGGATATAAGGTGGGtcaactattgataaactagtacatATTTAAAACTTACTATTGTACATAAGAgattggctatagatgacatggcaactTTTTATAGCCGGCCgttggctgtattattaaccatgctctaatctTGCTAGAACAACACGAGGAAGAGAAGAGAAAGATTGGAGCAGCAACCTAACCGTGGCGGCGACCATCATGAGAACCAAAACAGAAGTAGCCCAAGCCGACTACAGAGACCTGGGGGGCCTTGGCTTCAACGGCCCGTGGCGGCCGCCGCCCTCTAGGTTGGACCTGTCATTGGAGAGTGTGTGCACAGTGTCCCAAGCGTCTTCAAGGTTCTCTCAAGGTTTTTGTCGCTCATTTACTATACGACTAGCTTATGTGCAATATGTATTACTATCATAGCTCTCTCAGTTCTGCAAGGAGGCTACTTTTCAAGCCAAGGTAGGAATCAAGAGTGTGGGGCGTAAATTACCTCAGAGCACCCCTCGCTCTCCCTTGAATTATGCCCAATGTCAGAGCCGGAGCATCAGTGGCGTTCCAGAAACTTCTTATCATGGCTTACCCTGATGCTTACAGCCACTTAAAATGGCCGTGAAAAAATAAGGATTTATGAAAGATAGAGGAGTATCGAATGGGCTATTTAGGTAGTCAGGTCCAAACCAAAGCGTCAGACCAGACCAACCCTCTAATGTTTGCTAAACTCTCGAGGTTGTCCATTTACCCGAGTCATGTCCTTCTCCTTTTATGAATATATGTGTGAATATTTTACTATGACACACAACTATATTTATCTATTTCATTGATTTAATCAATTACTATATAAAATTAATAAGATTAAAATAAAGTTTTCACTAAAATGGACCCTGATTTTGGTGGGCCGAACTGATGAGGCGGCTTTAGCTTGTCAAAACACGTTGAACCAGTGCGCGTGGGCTGTTGGGCCGTCGGTCCAAAACATGGCGTGATGCGGGATGGGGCGAGCGGCTCCGTCCATATATAGCAGCGCCCCTCCGAC
This genomic window from Aegilops tauschii subsp. strangulata cultivar AL8/78 chromosome 4, Aet v6.0, whole genome shotgun sequence contains:
- the LOC109754821 gene encoding coniferyl alcohol acyltransferase, translated to MANDSSRVRVVRRSTVKASVTRPDTVLPVSNLDLLYYPMPLSMVCAYRRPSAGGGFVDVVAAFEAKLSSLLDHFFPLAGRIVANPRSGLPEVHCDNQGAELVVGEVGLALGSLDFGDLDASLARVGVPVQYGADVALSVQLVSFSCGGFVVVWGTNHGLADGCALYMIVDAWSELARSGTIVAAPNYDRSVFCPRAAPSYGPSVGELFMPLVSERLVNALTAGGSMLGRTYYVEERDIAMLRAQASGDGERGASRVEAVSAYLWKVLADTVGSSDESCRMGWWVNGRRRLTTAPEEAMRNYVGNVTTFAVAEASVEAILRRPLPEIASMVRGSIRSTATDEHFQELVDWVEEHKGKGKDNGKAAVKFVETATVGLGSPAMGVTSFASFRIDTDFGFGHAAVAMPTWVDCGRLCSGFVKIMARPGGDGGGGGSWIFGMSIWPKLAAALDSDEQRIFKPLTAEYLGLMAAAN